The genomic window AAGGCATTTTACCATGCTCTAGTACATCACTAGGATAGGGactgggcagcacaaaggcaggAGCTTCAGCTTGTTTCCTTATTTGAGCCTTCTATGTCCttttcacatgaaaaaaatgaaCTCAAAATCTTCCTAGGAATCAGCTTTGCTCATTAGCCATGAAATCTGCTCACTTTCTGAAAAGTTCATAGGGCAATGTCTGGCTATTGCAGGTCAAAGAAAGATTAAACAgccaatttattttaaaattgagaAAGAGAAAGTGAACTTGATCTATTAATAAGTTTTTCACTTCCACCCAAACTATTAGATAAGCCTGAGATAAAGTACTTGAATTCATTAAAGTCTGAAGACTGGAAAGGAcccctttttaattttttcttctcttgctctctcaaaaaataaaatcactgtAATTTCATAGGTCAAGTTATGGTTACATCCATTTTGGTAAAATGTTGAATTAGCGAATTAGAAGAGATAGGATACTTCAGTTCAAATTTGTACTTTCCAAGTGATAGAAATTGACTTCATAGAAAGTTGGGAGTTCTCAGGATTTCTGAGAGACACGAGCTTCAGGAACATTTGCATGATTGGCAAGCCTGGTTTGGTGTATCTGATGGTGCTCTGTTGGCACTATAgtaaacagaaacaaaataataaacaaaaccacaagaaaacagtttttcttCAAGAGACTTCAAAATTCACACACCAAAGGGAACGCTGCAAAGGTGCGGCATGAAAATCTGATGGTTTGGGTTTCCAGAGTTGATAAACACTGCGGTTTCTGCCAGCTTGTTGATAGTCAGAATGAGGAGCATTCTCACCACCCGTGCTCAAGCCCTCAGCAGAGGTGCCCAATGCAGGTGCTTGGGCTGCATGAAATCCCTTCTCCAAATCGTTCTTTCTCAACCACACCCACAAGAGTGACCCTTAGCTGACTGGGTCACAATCTTATTTAACTGCAATCTTATAGACAAATCTGTCACAGGGGAAGGACGCCGGCAGGGATTGCTGCTGCAGACTATGGCTCAGTACTCTCTCCAGTACAGGGTTCGCCTTTTCCCGCAGCCAGCCCAGCGGTGCCGGCCTGCTGCCCGGCCATGGCAGCCTCCGAGCAGGCACACACACCCCGGACCTGGCGGTGGCAGCCTCTGAGCAGGCACACACACCCCGGACCTGGCAGTGGCAGCCTCTGAGCAGGCACACACCTCCCAGACCTGGGGTGTCCGCACCCACCCTGTCTGGCCCTCCTCAGCTTCGTGCATCCCTCACTTTTAGTCCCGGTGGGCTGGGGCTACCTGAGCAGCGGCACGGGGGAGACAGGGCCGGGGGCAGGAAGCGGCCCGGGCACGGAGGCTGCCCCTCTGCCTGGCCGCCGGGGCTCGCTGcccgctgctctccctgccGGCAGTGCCGCTCGCAGCGGGGAGCATCTCTCCGTGCCCTGGGGGAGCGGGACAGAGAGGCAGAGGCGACAAGAGGCATCTGCACCCTTACATCCGCATCCCGCATCCCTCATCCCTCATCCAGATCCACACCCTCACCGCGCGTCCGCCGCCGGGACGCGCCTTGGCCGCGGACGGTGCGGGGCGGCCCCGAGGGCGCGGAGCTGCGGGGAGGGAGCGGCGGAGCTGCGACGGGAGCCGCCCGCTCCGCTGGCCCCGGGCAGCGACGGGAGccgcccgctccgctccgctggCCCCGGGCAGAGCCGAGAGGCGCCGCCGGAGCTGGGGGCGGGGGCTGCTCGCCGGGGCGGGGGCTGTGACGGGGCTGGGACGATAAAACCGGGGGTAATTGCATTTAGGCAAATGAGGCTGTCCCGGCCCTCCCCGTCTCCCGGCATATAAAGTGGGGAGCGCTCCCAGGGCCGGCCAATGCGCTCGGAGAGCAGCGCTCGCCCTGCCCGCTGCAGACGGTGCGTGCGCTGCGGGAGCCCGGCCGGCCGCGCCTGTGGGCGGGGGGTGCGCTTGTCCTGTggctgtctgtgtgtgtctgtgtttgtgtgtgtgtattgcTTTGTCCCGGTCCGTATGTGGCTGCCTCTCTGGGGGGTGTCTACTCGTGCCTGTGTGTCCGCACGTGCGAGCCTGGATGTGCCAGCATGTTTTTGTGCCCGTCCTTATGTGTCTGGGTGTGCAAAGGGATGAGTGTGCACCTCTGGACACATGTgtctctgtgtttgtgtgtgtggaCAGCTACGTTCCTCCGTGTGTGTAGCTCTTTGAGTTCGTGAGTGGATGCATGTGTACCTGGATGTGTGTATGAGGGGGATGCATCTGTCTGCGTGTGAGTATTTGGGAAAGTGCAAATCCTAGATGTGCATAGACGTGTGAGGGTGTATTTAAATCTTCCTCCGTACGTGCGTGTGTGAAGGGGCACCGCTggctgtgtgtgtctgtgtgtctgtccgtGTGCTGGGGAACACACCGAGCTGCGTGCCGCTGTAGTTGGTGTGGGGTGTGTGTCTCTCCAGAGGGCTCTGCAGCAGTCGGGGCGGGGGTGCCGGTGTAACTGGGCAGTGTGGGGCTGTCCGTGCGAGGGAGTGTGTCCGCAGTGTGCCCGGGGGCTGTGTGTCCGggcgggcagggctgtgtgtccgGGCGGGCAGGGCTGTGCGCTGTGCCTGCCTGCGGCTGCCACGGCTCCAACCTCTGCCCCCGCAGGACGTCCCGGCGGCGATGAGGCTCCCGCTGGCTTTCGCCGTGCTCCTCCTGGCCTCGTCACAGGCGCTGGGCGAGGAAATGGGAGCCACCGACGACCTCAGCTACTGGTCCGACTGGTCCGACAGTGACCAGGGGAAGGTGAGCCCCGGCGGCCCCGCGGGGTGGGGAGCGAGGGGTTCGGAGCCGGGGGCTCCGTGCAGGGAAGGGCTCTGTGCCGGGAGGGGTTCGGAGCCGGGGGCTCTGTGCCGGGAGGGGTTCGGAGCCGGGGGCTCTGTGCCGGGAGGGGTTCGGAGCCGGGGGCTCTGTGCCGGGAGGGGTTCGGAGCCGGGGGCTCTGTGCCGGGAGGGGTTCGGAGCCGGGGGCTCTGTGCCGGGAGGGTTCGGAGCCGGGGGCTCTGTGCCGGGCTCTGCCCCGCCGGGACCGAAGGGGGGTCCACACTGAGTTCCGCCGCTGTCGCCCCGCAGGaggagctgccgctgccccTGGAGCACTTCCTGCAGAGGATGGCCCGCAGACCCCGGCCCCAGCAGTTCTTCGGCCTCATGGGCAAGCGGGATGCCGGTGAGCGGGGCGGGGGCTGCTCACGCCTCTCCGCACAGCTCTTGTCCCCGTTCCTGTCCAAATCTTACACGGTTATCGCTCGGGAATATGTGTTACATCTGTAACACATAATTTCTTGGGCTGCCATGAGGGTACTTTGGGTTTAGGCTTTTTTGCTGTGTTGTTTCTTTCAAGTTTTGTATGAGATAAGAGTTTAAAGCCCTCTCTTTTCCAATCAGTGAGTTTAAGTGTGTACCGGTTACAGCCCGTAAACCCCAGTAAGGGATAGCATGATAATTCATAGGTCAGCATACTTGCCATCACCAAAGTGAAACTGGAAACTGGTTGAGTATACAATTATTGTCATGTTTTCTACACGTTTACCCAACCAAGAATTGATCTAAGAAATTGGAGCTAAACTAATCTAAATTGTGTGGGTTAAACTGAAACAAGCTTTTAGTCTCTTCAAAGAGAAATGCAGTTGTAAACCATCACTCTAATTCCCTTAAGTGGAATATGCGTAGGTTAGTTTTTGTATCTGATTTTTTGAAGCACTGCAATAGCATGATATGTATATGCCAATCCTTTTTTAACAactctttttgtcttttttctctttcctttcctcttccaatCAGGATATGGCCAGATCTCTCACAAAAGTAAGTTtaaaaaacacaaatattttaagtaaTCATTAGAAGACATTCAGATAGAGAATAGTGTATTTGACAGGATTATTTAGAAGGTGACTGGTTTCAGCCAGGGACTGCCAGCACCACTGGTGGAGAAATGATCTATTAAAGAATTGAAACCTCCCCTTCTGCGCCACTGTGAGCCTGTATCTCATCTGAGCTGCTGCAAGCTTGAGATTTCAATCCATATTAATGTGCGGATGTTGCAGCTCTCTCTTATTTCCCAAGGGGGGATTTTGTAAGCCTTTCTCATTGGCAAGGCAGGCTTACTGCCAGACTCTGAGAGGAGCAATTAAGATGGCAAAATCTGGAAGATTAGAATAATGAATTCCCAGGTCCCCAAGAATGCTTTCATGGGAGCACCCAGTCCTCACATGCGAGATGCTGCATCTGTGCCCTCAGCATTGTCTGGGAATCAGGAGGGGCTGAGTGATGATGTGCTGCCATGTGAAGAGCCATATCTTGCCCCACTAGTAAGTGTGCCTTGCTCTGCTTCTGTGTAACGCCCAGCAGGAGATGCTATCAGCACTGGGGTGTTACCTTGCTCTGCACAGtggtaattttattttctgaaattatcTCACCATGTTTAAAGAGAAACTGGAAGATTTTTATTAAGTAAACATTATCTTATATCCTGTGAAACCTCCTCTGTCCACAGAGGCCGGCAACTCTCCCAGTGTTCTGTTATTCACAAGATGCTTTCTCTGGGGTTATGCATTGGAAGACCAAATAAAGAGTCTGATACAAAGCTCATGCCAAATTACCATCTGactaaagtaaaaaaattacaattttctGAAACTGCTTCAGCTTGAATTAATACACATGAGGTCTGAGTATCTTGCTTTGTATATGAACTCACCAAGCAAAATTCTTTCCAAAGAGAAACTTCTAGGTTTGACTCCAAAGCCGCTTTAGATAAAGCAGAACAGTTAATTTTCATTCCTTGTCTGAAACTATAGCTACTACTATAACCTGATATGTACTGTAGGCCTAAACTTGAAGTAATTTATCCTCTACACTTCCAGTGTCTTGAGAATTACTAAAGGGACAGGAAGGTAATACCTGAACTTATAAATATTCCAAAAATAGAGCCAGACTGTCCAGCTCAGACATGTCCAGACACAGAGTCCcattggcttcttctccagtaAGGGCTCCACCTGACCTGTGAGGGAGGATTTTCTTCCAtgttacagaaataaaacaacaacaggTAGAAGAGATGCACCACACAGACACAGGCTATACCAAGACACTGCCTTCTTGTGCATTTGCTCAGATCAGTAGGAATCATAATGGGAGAGAAATAAGTTTTGTACTGTTAGTGGCCATTGGTTTTCTGttatacttaaaaaaaacccaaaaccaaaggTCTATCTAACCTAATGAGAAGATGTCCACTAACTGGCCTGTGCCTTGGTCTATCCTGTTCAGTCTGATTAGTCAGACTGCTGTTCATTCTCTGTTGTCTGAGAGTGATGTGAACCACTGGTCTGTGATATAAACAGTTTCAGACCCTGTCTTCTTTCCTTGCAAGAACCTGTTATTTTAAAAGCCTGCCTAgttaaaatgtattaaaatacccctaaatatattttttcaggGCATAAAACAGACTCCTTTGTTGGACTTATGGGCAAAAGATCTTTAAATTCTGGTATGTATTTGACTAAATCTGATACTTGGTGATATTCAGCCTCTTCATTCCGTTGCCTCTTTGTTCTCTCCCAGCGGATGGAAGAAGCAGTTTTCATGCAGTGTAGATCCAGAATTCTCTGTAAAAGAATCAGGATTTTCTTTGTTACCCAAGATATTTCAGTGTTCACTTCAATGTTTGAAATGACCAGGCTAGTCTGAGCTGCTGGCAACTCAGGTAGAATTCCCCAGAGCACTTTCGTTACTGTCCTGTCCTTGCATGTCCTGCTAGTCCCCGAAGTGCtattaaaacaaaaccccctAAATTTTAATGACATATCAAGAAAAATGTGGAGGCTGAAAATGCAAGGGTCACTTAACTTGAGGTCTAAGTCCAGAACTCACCAGGTAAAAGGATATCTTCTCTGGAGACCCTTTTTCCTAATACTTGGAGTAGAAGGTGAAAGAACAGAACTTTGCCATTAACACCATCTCATTCTGCAGATCAGGCTATTAAATGTTCACAGTCTCTTTCAGCTTTTGACTTCACCTAAAGCATTTTAAACTCTGAATGGGTACTGtgaatttgtttttttccccatagcATCCATATGGGCCAGAattctcctctcccctcctgtGCAGAACCCGGAGTCTCCCCATAGCTCTAccttccttccctgtgctctAGGGCTGTACTAAGGAAATCCCTCACTGTGAGCTATAAAGTATCAGTTGATTCTCCAggataagaattaaaaaaataaaaaaataatagtatTTCATGTCTCTGAAATAGTTCTCACTGTTTTGTTAAATGGATGATAAAAGTTAAATTACTAGCTGACACCTTTACATTATGTGGATACATGCTGTGATCTATATTCTGCAATTATGGCTGTCAGtaacttttattttcaattaaacCCCCTTCAAGACTAGTAATATTGCTCTCTGCATTATTTTGCAAATTGCTACATATCATGAATAATTTTGTACAATTTTCTGCAGTGGCAATAGCTATTAAATGCATAATACCTGTAAATATATCTGCTATCACAAAAGTAAATAGCCTGTAAGTAATaaatttggtttggtttccaCTGGGATTACATTTACATTAATATGAGAatgtaaaatacagaaaatgttttaaaaatgcaaagatGTTATTGCCCTAATTTCAAAATTGCTGGTATAGTCAGGATACTGTTATGTGGTATTTCTGACAAAAGGGAATAATGATGTTTTACTCTGCTGGGCAATGTAACACCTGTCTGACAGGTAAAACTAGAATTCACAGCTTTTCTGCCTCTGCAGGGAGGCTTGAGGGGGAAATGATAAGAAGTTTTTTTTGCTCCACCAGAGGAGAAGATGGGTCCTAAGGACTATGTAATCAAAGCAAGATCAGGAATAGTGAGTTCTAGGACTACCCTCACTTCTCCCTTTTGGGAGATATTTAACTGGGCAGGACCTTTACCCCATGCTGTGATTCTGTTCTGCAGGAAGCCCCTGAGCTCCCTGGTAgtgggcaggagctggtgctgtcCCCCTGGGTGTGAGCACGTTGCTGATTTACAGCTTCAGGTGccagagcagggtgaggggaGGCTGATGTCTCCATCCCTGGTTTGGGGACAGCCTTGCTCAAGAAAGGCTCTCTGGATTTCACTCTCATTTTAAATGAGAAAGAAGGAGAGATCTACCACTACTAAATGTAAAATACATTGCTTAAGACTATTTTAGCCTGCAGCTTGTCAGCATGGTAGTCTGAGAAGCTTGAGGAGCTTGGCTCCTGCCACAGTGTACAGTAAAATTATCCCTGTGGGCAGGGCTTGTGGACAGGGAGAGTTTCCAAGAGCTGGAAAAGAGCTGACTGCACAGGAATGAAGGTGGATATGTGTGTGCAGAGCCCCTCTGCCACAAATTGACCTGAATGCTTAGATCCTATCAGTTAGATGAATCACTGGGAGGTAAAGGGGCTTTGAGTTAATGGTGCTTCAAGCAGCTCAGCAGATGAGAGCTGGAAAACACTGCTCAGCCCTTCAGCCTTCTGGAGGACAGTGTGGTCTGAGAggtaaaaccaaaccaaagcagcTCAGGGATGGGCCAGGAGCCCTGGTCTCTGCTCCAAACATGCCACTGGTGCCTGGTTGTGCCAGCTGGCTGCAGGTCTCTGACACTTTGTGTGCTTGCTGGTGCTCGTGCAAGGCTGTACCTTGTGCTTCAATGTGCTTCGTTTTTTGCAGGGTCCTCTGAAGGGAGCATAGCACAGAACTACGAACGGAGGCGTAAATGAGACATTCCCGTGCATTATTTATTAAACTTCATTTGTTCTAATGGCCAATGCAGTGTAATATAAACTAACCACTGtatgaaataattatttatttaataactgaaggggtttggtttttttcgaGTTGTACATTCAATAAAAGTATTATTTTTCATATTGTGGCAGCGACACGTGTTGTGTAGGTGTGTTGTGGTTCTGAGAGGACCAGCAACCCTGGTGATGTCTCACAACAAAGCACATGTTTGATATGACCTGTAGAGTTATGTTTACTAAACAAGCAAGTATTCTTTTGTTCATTGAAAGCGAGTCTATCAGCTTCACTGCTAGTGCAGAACAGAACTGATGTCCAGTCTAGTGCCTCAATTTGTTTTCATGGTTTATTATGTACTGTAATTTCTGTatcaaaaaatatatttgtatcATTGCAGCATGTTTTATGTTCTGTGATTATGCatcaatatattttaaaaggggGGATGGGTAATGTTTGAATGGGAATCCAAAGTCTTCATTTCATAGTCTGGAATTTTATGATagtaacattttaaataaaaactacTCTGGGGCTTTTGCAACATACTTCCTTTGGTGATAGTGATGGAGTTATTTCCCACGTTGGTCTGGAATAAGAAATAGCAACAGTGGTCTGAGACTGGAAAGAAAgatcaaattattttctttttgcaggGAAGCTGTGAACCTCCTCATGTGTGTTTTGGTGAAGGTTTGAGGGATTTGCTACTGGAGATAGGAGTTCCTGGGATTGCTCCAGGTCACACAAGGTGCCACCCCTTCTAAACCTGATGGAAATCAGGAAGCGTGTTTACTGAATGGAAAGAGCAGGATGTATCCCCCCCCAGCTCAAATAATTTGGTGTGGAATTAATCCAGCATTGTAGGTTTATTATTTGAAAGCCAAGCTCTTAATAAGTTCTATCCCTCAGATTCACAGTAAAAGCCCCTGTGGGTGTGAATCCATgcaatataaaagaaaaaatatgtgaCTGTAAttatctttttaattaaaatatctgATTGCTATATATCCAGGATAGGCCTGAAATGCTACATCCATCTCAGCAGATGCCAAGGCATCTGGAGTTCTATCACCTTTCCCCCTGCTATGAGCTATACTTCTCTGATGCTATGATGCAAACTTTCATTGCAGATGAATCACAAATAAAAACAGCCAGTGTATACAAACTAAATTTAAA from Agelaius phoeniceus isolate bAgePho1 chromosome 1, bAgePho1.hap1, whole genome shotgun sequence includes these protein-coding regions:
- the TAC1 gene encoding protachykinin-1 isoform X1 translates to MRLPLAFAVLLLASSQALGEEMGATDDLSYWSDWSDSDQGKEELPLPLEHFLQRMARRPRPQQFFGLMGKRDAGYGQISHKRSSEGSIAQNYERRRK
- the TAC1 gene encoding protachykinin-1 isoform X2, which translates into the protein MRLPLAFAVLLLASSQALGEEMGATDDLSYWSDWSDSDQGKEELPLPLEHFLQRMARRPRPQQFFGLMGKRDAGYGQISHKRHKTDSFVGLMGKRSLNSGSSEGSIAQNYERRRK